From the genome of Streptomyces spinoverrucosus:
GGTCCACGGCGGTCGGCGAGATGTCGACCGCCGTGACCCGCCATCCTCGTGCGGCGAGCCAGAGGGTGTCACCGCCCGTCCCGCACGCGAGGTCGAGCGCGAGCCCCGGCGGAAGGACGCCCGCCACCTCCGCGAGCACCGGGTTCACCCGGTCTCCCCAAGCGGCGCCGCCGTCCGCCCGTTCACTGTAGAGGGACTCCCAGAACTCCCCGGGCGTTCGCGCGGCGAGTTCCTCCGCCGTGGGTCCTTGAGGCTGCTGTGCCATGGTCACTCCTGTCGACGGTCTGTTCCCCGAAAGAGGCGGGCACCGGCCACTGTCGCCGGAACGGCCGACGCGCCGTCACATTTCTTGCTGTTCCGGCAAGGCGGACCGAGTGCGCAGGAGAGCTGACCCCACCCGGACAACGGTCAGTCCGCAGTGCACCGGGTACGACTTCGCCCATCACGTTGGCCACCGAGGCTACGGCGAGATCGAGACTGTGCCCGTCCAGCCGAAATCGAGGACCCCGCTGACCGAACCCTGCCCCCGCGTGCGGCAAGGCGGCGGGCCGTGCGGTCGTGCCGGTTCACCTCGTACACCTGCACGTGCCGATCCAACAGGTAGCGGGACAGATCCGCTGCGAAGGCGCCAGTGCCCTCCACACCGGCCCGGCGCACCTTACCCGGCTTGCGGGCCCAGGCGATCAGCCGACGGTAGCCGGCCGCCGTGGCCGGAAGGCCACAAGGGCCCAGGCCAACCCGGACCGTCGTACGCCTCGCTCCTCCGCGTCGTCGAGACCGGCGAGCCGGGGTACAACAGCGCCCTCGCACAGGCCCCAACCCACGCTGTCAGGTGTCACGCGCGAGTCACAAACCCCGTGGACACCCTCCGGCACAGGGTCCCGAAACTGGACATATATGTCCGCACCGGACTGGATGGACGGCCCTGGACGGCTTCTACAACCTGTGCCATGTGGTACCCAGGGAGGGACCCAGGATCAGGACGGAAGCCTCTTCTGGCCCGTCAAAGCGGTATTGCAGGGTGTTCGGTGGTGTCTCACTCACCCGCCTGCAGGGTCTCGCCGAGCGCGTCCAGGGTGTCGTCGTAGACCGCCGACTCGCCGCCGAAGTACGCCCGGGCGCCCGACGGTTCGGGTACGTCCTTGAGCCGGTTCACCAGGTCGCGCGCCTCGGTCGAGATGGCCTTGCCGTCGAATGCGATGGAGACCCGGGCCGTAGTGCCCTCGGCGCCGGTGATCCGGGCGCTCGTCGCGCCCTCGGTGGCGCCGAGCCGCTCGGCGTACGCCTTGGCGGGGTGACGCGAGGGCGACGGGAAGGCCC
Proteins encoded in this window:
- a CDS encoding MMPL family transporter translates to MTSSSSPPASRRGAAPARVALADPWAFPSPSRHPAKAYAERLGATEGATSARITGAEGTTARVSIAFDGKAISTEARDLVNRLKDVPEPSGARAYFGGESAVYDDTLDALGETLQAGE